From one Solanum lycopersicum chromosome 12, SLM_r2.1 genomic stretch:
- the LOC101245436 gene encoding polypyrimidine tract-binding protein homolog 3, whose product MSDPSKVVHVRNVGHEISENDLLQLFQPFGVITKLVMLRAKNQALLQMQDVPSAVKALQFYLNVQPSIRGRNVYVQFSSHQELTTMDQNVQGRGDEPNRILLVTIHHMLYPITVDVLHQVFSPHGFVEKIVTFQKSAGFQALIQYQVQQSSVSARNSLQGRNIYDGCCQLDIQFSNLDELQVNYNNERSRDFTNPNLPSEQKGKSSQQGYGDMYSFQGSGVHPGGFPQMGNAEAIAAAFAGGLPPGISGTNDRCTILVSNLNSDRINEDKLFNLCSLYGNIVSIKILRNKPDHALVQLGDGFQAELAVHFLKGAVLFEKRLEVNFSKYPNITTGPDTHDYSNSNLNRFNRNAAKNYRYCCSPTKMIHLSSLPQDVTEAEIIAHLEEHGPIVNSKLFEMNGKQQALVLFEKEEQATEALVCKNATSLGSSTIRISFSQLQSI is encoded by the exons AATGACTTGCTTCAACTATTCCAACCATTTGGCGTCATTACAAAACTTGTAATGCTCAGGGCGAAAAATCAG GCCCTCTTGCAAATGCAAGATGTCCCTTCAGCTGTAAAGGCATTGCAGTTCTACTTGAATGTTCAACCCAGCATAAG GGGGAGGAATGTTTACGTTCAATTCTCATCTCACCAAGAATTGACAACTATGGATCAAAATGTACAAGGCCGTGGAGATGAG CCTAATCGAATTCTCTTAGTCACAATACATCACATGCTATACCCTATAACCGTGGATGTGCTGCATCAAGTGTTTTCTCCACATGGATTTGTAGAGAAGATTGTCACATTTCAGAAGTCGGCTG GTTTTCAAGCTTTGATCCAGTATCAAGTACAACAGAGTTCTGTTTCTGCAAGGAACTCACTTCAG GGGCGTAATATATATGATGGCTGCTGTCAGCTTGACATACAGTTCTCTAA TCTAGATGAATTGCAAGTGAACTACAATAATGAACGTTCAAGGGACTTCACTAACCCAAATCTACCATCAGAACAGAAGGGCAAATCCTCTCAA CAAGGATATGGAGACATGTATTCCTTCCAAGGTTCTGGAGTTCATCCAG GTGGATTTCCTCAG ATGGGAAATGCAGAAGCAATTGCAGCTGCGTTTGCTGGTGGTCTGCCACCTGGAATTAGCGGGACAAATGACAGATGCACTATTcttgtttcaaatttaaattcagaT AGAATAAATGAGGACAAACTTTTTAATCTGTGCTCTCTTTATGGAAATATTGTCAGCATTAAGATTCTGCGCAATAAACCAGATCATGCCTTAGTTCAGCTGGGTGATGGGTTCCAGGCGGAGCTGGCTGTTCACTTTTTGAAG GGTGCCGTGTTATTTGAAAAGCGTCTGGAAGTCAACTTCTCAAAGTATCCCAATATTACTACAGGACCTGACACACATGActactcaaattcaaatctaaaCCGCTTTAACCGTAATGCTGCTAAAAACTATCGGTACTGCTGCTCCCCTACCAAGATGATCCACCTATCCTCCTTACCCCAGGATGTAACGGAGGCAGAGATTATCGCACATTTGGAGGAGCATGGTCCCATAGTCAATAGTAAGCTTTTTGAGATGAACGGCAAACAGCAGGCTCTTGTTCTTTTTGAAAAGGAGGAGCAGGCAACTGAGGCACTCGTATGCAAAAATGCTACATCTCTTGGTAGCTCAACCATCCGGATTTCGTTTTCTCAGTTACAGAGCATCTGA